In a genomic window of Mycolicibacterium neoaurum VKM Ac-1815D:
- a CDS encoding serine/threonine-protein kinase, with product MSEPTSRVGTEFGRYRLRRLIGRGGMGEVYEAEDTEKDRIVALKLLPQGVSHDPVFRKRLQREAHSAGRLQEPHVVPIHDYGEIDGVLYVDMRMINGADLRKILKSYGPMTPARAVAIVRQIASALDAAHESGIMHRDVKPENILITRDDFAYLVDFGIANAASDEKLTEMGTAVGTYAYMAPERFTSDEVTYRADVYALTCVLHECLTGSQPFPGDSVSMVITAHLMQPVPAPSTVRPGIPAAFDRVISRGMAKKPADRFASAGDLAAAATDALSVRDQDQAAHIVQRGEAATMPGPLFGVPPQVPGATPPPGATPGFGATPGPLRTAPPYPSGPQWNAPVPPPAPRKKRSWVPAAAVAGVLILVLGAVGIFLLVQPEDSRATGPKTSASAAPDTSSTRATRTSRAPDPAAMADKLLAMLPQGYAPGVCRPVRPPVTGALATADCGQSDLPGGPATSRYSLFGDQGALRAHFEDAIAEASDLFPCPASDLDSPTTWHYTETPGTVEGSIACGMYEGGPDLTWTKNDGLILGNAQGPTIEDLHQWWLTYG from the coding sequence ATGAGCGAGCCGACATCGCGGGTCGGAACGGAGTTCGGCAGGTACCGGCTGCGCCGACTGATCGGGCGCGGCGGCATGGGTGAGGTCTACGAGGCCGAGGACACCGAGAAGGACCGCATCGTCGCGCTGAAGCTGTTGCCGCAGGGCGTATCCCACGATCCGGTCTTCCGCAAGCGGCTGCAGCGCGAGGCGCACTCGGCAGGCCGGCTGCAGGAACCCCATGTGGTGCCGATCCATGATTACGGCGAGATCGACGGGGTGCTCTACGTCGACATGCGCATGATCAACGGTGCCGACCTACGCAAGATCCTCAAGAGCTACGGCCCGATGACCCCGGCCCGCGCGGTCGCCATCGTGCGCCAGATCGCCTCCGCGCTGGACGCCGCACACGAGAGCGGCATCATGCACCGTGACGTCAAGCCGGAAAACATCCTGATCACCCGCGACGATTTCGCGTACCTGGTCGACTTCGGTATCGCCAATGCCGCCAGCGATGAGAAGCTCACCGAAATGGGCACGGCGGTAGGGACTTACGCCTATATGGCGCCCGAGCGCTTCACCAGCGACGAGGTGACCTACCGGGCCGATGTCTACGCGCTGACCTGTGTGCTGCACGAGTGCCTGACCGGTTCACAGCCGTTTCCGGGCGACAGCGTCAGCATGGTCATCACCGCCCATCTGATGCAGCCGGTGCCTGCGCCCAGCACGGTGCGCCCCGGCATCCCCGCCGCGTTCGACCGGGTGATCTCCCGCGGCATGGCCAAGAAGCCTGCCGACCGGTTCGCCAGCGCCGGGGACCTGGCCGCGGCGGCCACCGATGCACTCAGCGTGCGCGATCAGGATCAAGCCGCCCATATCGTGCAACGCGGCGAGGCAGCCACCATGCCCGGCCCGCTGTTCGGGGTGCCGCCGCAGGTGCCCGGTGCCACCCCGCCGCCGGGCGCGACACCGGGGTTCGGGGCGACGCCGGGACCGTTGCGCACCGCGCCGCCGTACCCGTCCGGGCCGCAGTGGAACGCACCGGTGCCGCCACCTGCGCCGCGGAAGAAGAGGTCCTGGGTGCCGGCGGCCGCGGTGGCCGGCGTCCTGATCCTGGTGCTGGGTGCCGTCGGCATCTTCCTGCTGGTGCAGCCCGAGGACAGCAGGGCCACCGGCCCGAAAACGAGCGCCTCGGCTGCCCCCGACACGTCCTCGACCCGGGCCACCCGCACATCGCGCGCCCCGGACCCGGCCGCGATGGCGGACAAGCTGTTGGCGATGCTGCCGCAGGGTTATGCACCGGGGGTCTGCCGGCCGGTGCGACCGCCGGTGACCGGAGCGCTGGCCACCGCCGACTGCGGGCAGTCCGATCTGCCCGGCGGTCCCGCGACGTCGAGGTACTCGCTGTTCGGTGATCAGGGCGCGTTGCGCGCGCACTTCGAGGACGCCATCGCCGAGGCCTCCGATCTGTTCCCGTGCCCGGCCAGCGACCTCGACTCCCCCACCACCTGGCATTACACCGAGACCCCCGGCACGGTGGAGGGGTCCATCGCCTGCGGTATGTACGAGGGCGGTCCCGACCTGACCTGGACCAAGAACGACGGCCTGATCCTGGGCAACGCCCAGGGCCCGACCATCGAAGACCTGCACCAGTGGTGGCTGACGTACGGCTGA
- a CDS encoding DUF732 domain-containing protein produces the protein MYSTTRLLQLTGTALVTGAIAVLVAAPANAVTSAADSAFLSDLRAEGIGYESAGEVIANAYQVCSELDSGISATAIGLEIMDYTGINARQAAAFLVNSIDYYCPQHAEAFG, from the coding sequence ATGTACAGCACCACACGCCTGCTCCAGCTAACGGGTACCGCCCTGGTCACGGGTGCGATCGCGGTGCTGGTCGCCGCGCCGGCGAATGCGGTCACCTCGGCGGCGGACTCCGCCTTTTTGTCCGATCTGCGCGCCGAGGGCATCGGCTACGAATCGGCCGGTGAGGTGATCGCCAATGCCTACCAGGTCTGCAGCGAGCTCGACTCGGGAATCAGCGCCACGGCGATCGGGCTGGAGATCATGGACTACACCGGAATCAACGCCCGACAGGCCGCGGCGTTCCTGGTCAACTCGATCGACTACTACTGCCCGCAGCACGCAGAAGCCTTCGGCTGA
- a CDS encoding lipid-transfer protein, which translates to MNRVFVVGVGMTKFEKPGAREGWDYPDMARESGTKALQDAGISYDQVQQGYVGYCSGDSTSGQRALYELGMTGIPIVNVNNNCSTGSTALYLAAQSIRGGLADCAIALGFEKMQPGSLGGGAQDRESPLGRHVKALAEIDEFGFPVAPWMFGAAGREHMKKYGTTAEHFAKIGFKNHKHSVNNPYAQFQDEYTLDDILAAKMISDPLTKLQCSPTSDGSGAAILAGEAFVDQHGLAGQAVEIVGQAMTTDFASTFDGSAANIIGYDMNVRSAQQVYDQSGLGPEDFQVIELHDCFSANELLLYEALGLCAPGEAAALIDNDDTTYGGRWVVNPSGGLISKGHPLGATGLAQCAELTWQLRGSADKRQVDNVTAALQHNIGLGGAAVVTAYQRAER; encoded by the coding sequence ATGAACCGGGTGTTCGTCGTCGGGGTCGGGATGACCAAATTCGAGAAGCCGGGCGCACGCGAGGGCTGGGACTATCCCGATATGGCGCGCGAGTCCGGCACCAAGGCCCTCCAGGACGCCGGCATCTCCTACGACCAGGTGCAGCAGGGCTATGTCGGCTATTGCTCCGGGGACTCGACATCCGGACAGCGCGCGCTCTACGAGCTCGGCATGACCGGTATCCCCATCGTCAACGTCAACAACAACTGCTCGACCGGATCGACGGCGCTCTACCTTGCCGCCCAGTCGATCCGGGGCGGGCTGGCCGACTGCGCCATCGCGCTGGGTTTCGAGAAGATGCAGCCCGGTTCGCTCGGGGGCGGCGCACAGGACCGCGAATCCCCGCTCGGCAGGCATGTGAAGGCACTGGCCGAGATCGACGAGTTCGGTTTCCCGGTGGCGCCGTGGATGTTCGGGGCGGCGGGGCGCGAGCACATGAAGAAGTACGGCACCACCGCCGAGCATTTCGCCAAGATCGGGTTCAAGAACCACAAGCACTCGGTGAACAATCCGTATGCGCAGTTCCAGGACGAGTACACCCTCGATGACATCCTGGCCGCCAAGATGATCTCCGATCCGCTCACCAAGCTGCAGTGCTCACCCACCTCCGACGGGTCCGGCGCGGCCATCCTGGCCGGCGAGGCATTCGTCGATCAGCACGGCCTGGCCGGTCAGGCCGTCGAGATCGTGGGCCAGGCGATGACCACCGACTTCGCGTCGACCTTCGACGGAAGTGCGGCCAACATCATCGGCTACGACATGAATGTGCGGTCCGCACAACAGGTTTACGACCAGTCGGGACTGGGCCCGGAGGATTTCCAGGTCATCGAACTGCATGACTGCTTCAGCGCGAACGAACTGCTGCTGTATGAGGCGCTGGGCCTGTGCGCCCCCGGCGAGGCAGCCGCGCTGATCGACAACGACGACACCACCTACGGCGGGCGTTGGGTGGTGAACCCGTCGGGCGGGCTGATCTCCAAGGGCCATCCGCTGGGCGCCACCGGGTTGGCCCAGTGCGCCGAACTGACCTGGCAACTGCGCGGCTCCGCCGATAAACGGCAGGTCGACAACGTCACCGCGGCGCTGCAGCACAATATCGGGCTGGGCGGCGCGGCCGTTGTCACCGCGTATCAGCGCGCCGAGCGTTAG